The Rhodopseudomonas palustris genome window below encodes:
- a CDS encoding BCD family MFS transporter, whose translation MMRPLSWLGIVRMGLVQTGLGSIVVLTTSTLNRVMVVELALPAMLPGALVAIHYALQVFRPAWGHGSDRGARRTPWIIGGMAVLALGGFLAAVATAWMSTQPLFGVALAIVAFCLIGGGVGAAGTSLLVLLAKRTDERRRAAAATIVWVMMIAGFIVTTGFAGHLLDPFSPARLVAVSGGVSLIAMLLTVVGVWGIEGKAASAAAVAKQAADKGSFRAAFKEVWAEPQARRFAIFVFVSMLAYSAQDLILEPFAGTVFGFTPGETTKLSSVQHGGTLIGMALVPLIGALFPRSRGNLQIWTVGGCIASAIALLGLSTAAMVGPSWPLRETVFLLGVTNGAYAVAAIGSMMELVTAGGEKREGVRMGLWGAAQAIAFGIGGFVGTLASDVARFILTSPALSYASVFAAEAGLFIASAAMAVWVHRAQIRSAKSGGQVVDLSNAAVAGG comes from the coding sequence ATGATGCGACCGCTGTCCTGGCTCGGCATTGTCCGAATGGGTCTGGTGCAGACCGGTCTCGGTTCCATCGTGGTCCTCACCACGTCGACCCTGAACCGCGTGATGGTAGTGGAGTTGGCGCTGCCGGCGATGCTGCCGGGGGCGCTGGTCGCGATTCACTACGCGCTGCAGGTGTTTCGCCCGGCCTGGGGCCATGGCTCCGACCGCGGAGCGCGGCGGACGCCGTGGATCATCGGCGGGATGGCGGTTCTGGCGCTCGGCGGCTTCCTCGCCGCGGTCGCGACCGCATGGATGAGCACCCAGCCTTTGTTCGGCGTGGCGCTGGCCATCGTCGCGTTCTGCCTGATCGGCGGCGGCGTCGGCGCCGCCGGAACCTCGCTGCTGGTGCTGCTCGCCAAGCGCACCGACGAGCGCCGACGCGCGGCGGCGGCGACCATCGTCTGGGTGATGATGATCGCGGGCTTCATCGTCACCACCGGCTTCGCTGGCCATCTGCTCGATCCGTTCTCGCCGGCCCGTCTGGTCGCGGTCTCGGGCGGGGTGTCGCTGATCGCGATGCTGCTCACTGTGGTCGGCGTCTGGGGCATCGAAGGCAAGGCCGCCTCGGCGGCGGCGGTGGCAAAGCAGGCGGCCGACAAGGGCTCGTTCCGCGCCGCGTTCAAGGAAGTCTGGGCCGAGCCGCAGGCGCGACGGTTCGCGATCTTCGTGTTCGTGTCGATGCTCGCCTACAGCGCACAGGACCTGATCCTGGAGCCGTTCGCCGGCACGGTGTTCGGCTTTACGCCGGGCGAGACCACCAAGTTGTCGAGCGTACAGCATGGCGGCACGCTGATCGGCATGGCTCTGGTGCCGTTGATCGGCGCGCTGTTTCCCCGCTCGCGCGGCAATTTGCAGATCTGGACCGTCGGCGGTTGCATCGCCTCGGCGATCGCGTTGCTGGGCCTGTCGACCGCCGCAATGGTCGGTCCGTCCTGGCCGCTGCGCGAGACCGTGTTCCTGCTCGGCGTCACCAACGGCGCCTATGCGGTCGCGGCGATCGGCTCGATGATGGAGCTGGTCACCGCCGGTGGCGAGAAGCGCGAAGGCGTCCGCATGGGTTTGTGGGGCGCGGCGCAGGCGATCGCCTTCGGCATCGGTGGATTCGTCGGCACGCTGGCGAGCGACGTTGCGCGCTTCATCCTGACGTCGCCGGCGCTGTCTTATGCTTCGGTGTTCGCTGCCGAAGCCGGGCTGTTCATTGCCTCCGCGGCGATGGCGGTGTGGGTGCATCGCGCCCAGATCCGCTCCGCCAAGAGTGGGGGCCAAGTCGTCGATCTGTCCAATGCTGCAGTTGCGGGAGGTTGA
- the chlG gene encoding chlorophyll synthase ChlG yields MSNAVVARPAPADVLELLKPITWFPPMWAFGCGVVSSGAPLSERWPLVIAGIVLAGPMLCGMSQAVNDWYDRHVDAINEPNRPIPSGRIPGNWGLYIAICWSVLSMLLAAALGPWVFAAAALGLVMAWAYSMPPIRLKQNGWLGNAACGLAYESLPWFTGAAVMSAAIPDWRVIVVALLYGLGAHGIMTLNDFKAIDGDKKMGVNSLPVLLGAENAARLACVVMAVPQLVVVSLLFAWDRPYFAIAVSALLVLQLGFMAHMLKAPRDRAPWYNGTGVSSYVLGMLISAFALSSIGGA; encoded by the coding sequence ATGAGCAACGCAGTGGTCGCGCGCCCGGCCCCGGCCGACGTGCTCGAATTGCTCAAGCCGATCACCTGGTTTCCGCCGATGTGGGCGTTCGGCTGCGGCGTGGTGTCGTCCGGAGCGCCGCTATCGGAGCGCTGGCCGCTGGTGATCGCCGGTATCGTCCTGGCCGGTCCGATGCTGTGCGGCATGAGTCAGGCTGTGAATGACTGGTACGATCGCCACGTCGACGCCATCAACGAGCCGAACCGTCCGATTCCATCGGGGCGAATTCCGGGCAACTGGGGTCTCTACATCGCGATCTGCTGGTCGGTGCTGTCGATGCTGCTGGCCGCCGCGCTCGGTCCATGGGTGTTCGCTGCCGCGGCGCTCGGCCTGGTGATGGCTTGGGCCTACAGCATGCCGCCGATCCGGCTGAAGCAGAACGGTTGGCTTGGCAACGCCGCCTGCGGTCTTGCTTACGAGAGTCTGCCATGGTTCACCGGCGCCGCGGTGATGTCGGCTGCGATTCCCGACTGGCGCGTCATCGTCGTCGCGCTGCTGTACGGTCTCGGCGCGCACGGCATCATGACGCTCAACGACTTCAAAGCGATCGACGGCGACAAGAAAATGGGCGTCAATTCGCTGCCGGTGCTGCTCGGCGCCGAGAACGCGGCCCGGCTCGCCTGTGTGGTGATGGCGGTTCCGCAACTCGTCGTCGTCTCGCTGCTGTTCGCGTGGGACCGGCCGTATTTCGCGATCGCCGTCTCCGCGCTGCTCGTGCTGCAGCTCGGCTTCATGGCGCACATGTTGAAAGCCCCGCGCGACCGCGCGCCGTGGTACAATGGCACGGGCGTGTCGAGCTATGTGCTCGGCATGCTGATCAGCGCCTTTGCGCTGTCATCGATCGGAGGGGCGTGA